One window of the Xenopus tropicalis strain Nigerian chromosome 10, UCB_Xtro_10.0, whole genome shotgun sequence genome contains the following:
- the kif3b gene encoding kinesin-like protein KIF3B, with product MSKSKSSESVRVVVRCRPMNSKELAAGYERVVDVDVKLGQVAVKVHKGAANELPKTFTFDAVYDSNSKQVELYDETFRPLVDSVLLGFNGTIFAYGQTGTGKTYTMEGVRIDPEKRGVIPNSFEHIFTHISRSQNQQYLVRASYLEIYQEEIRDLLSKDQSKRLELKERPDTGVYVKDLSSFVTKSVKEIEHVMNVGNQNRSVGATNMNEHSSRSHAIFMITIECSQIGLDGENHIRVGKLNLVDLAGSERQTKTGAQGERLKEATKINLSLSALGNVISALVDGRSTHIPYRDSKLTRLLQDSLGGNAKTVMVANIGPASYNVEETLTTLRYSNRAKNIKNKPRVNEDPKDALLREFQEEIARLKAQLEKRVGVKRRRRGRRRTPGGEVEGDEDEEGDLYEGDDVLEDKEDYWREQQERLEIEKKAILEDHSLVAEEKLKLLKEQEKKMDDLKREREAMEMLSAKVKAMESKLLVGGKNIVDHTNEQQKVLEQKRHEIAEQKCREREIQQQMESRDEETLELKETYSSLQQEVDIKTKKLKKLFSKLQAVKAEIHDLQEEHIKERQELEQTQNELTRELKLKHLIIENFIPLEEKNKMMNRCYFDEEEDQWKLHAISRLDNQQMMRRPVSAIGYKRPLCQHAKMSMMVRPDSRYRAENIVLLELDMPSRTTRDYEGPAIAPKVQAALEAALQDEDDIQVDASTFDSTAIKRTKARPKSSRRPGANGSSSGSPLFPQSRGLVPK from the exons ATGTCCAAGTCCAAGAGCTCTGAATCGGTGCGGGTTGTGGTTCGATGCCGGCCAATGAACAGCAAAGAGCTGGCCGCCGGCTACGAAAGGGTCGTTGATGTGGACGTAAAACTCGGGCAGGTAGCAGTGAAGGTCCATAAGGGAGCTGCCAACGAGCTGCCCAAAACATTCACGTTTGATGCAGTTTATGACTCCAACTCAAAGCAAGTGGAGCTTTATGATGAGACGTTCAGGCCGCTGGTGGATTCCGTCTTGCTTGGCTTCAATGGCACCATTTTTGCCTACGGACAGACAGGAACAGGAAAGACCTACACGATGGAGGGAGTGCGTATTGACCCAGAGAAGAGAGGGGTGATCCCCAACTCATTTGAGCACATATTTACTCACATCTCAAGGTCGCAAAACCAGCAGTACCTGGTCAGAGCCTCCTACTTAGAGATCTACCAGGAGGAAATCAGAGACTTGTTATCTAAGGATCAGAGCAAACGCCTGGAGCTGAAAGAGAGGCCTGATACTGGGGTGTACGTCAAGGACTTGTCTTCCTTTGTTACCAAGAGTGTGAAGGAGATTGAACATGTGATGAATGTAGGGAATCAGAACCGCTCTGTTGGAGCCACCAATATGAATGAGCACAGCTCTCGCTCACACGCGATCTTCATGATTACGATTGAGTGCAGTCAGATTGGTTTGGATGGAGAAAACCACATCCGTGTTGGGAAGCTTAACTTGGTAGACTTGGCAGGGAGTGAGAGGCAAACAAAGACTGGAGCCCAAGGAGAGCGGCTTAAAGAAGCAACCAAgattaatctctctctctctgctctagGAAATGTTATCTCTGCCCTGGTTGATGGGAGAAGCACTCACATACCGTACAGGGATTCCAAACTCACCAGATTACTGCAGGACTCGCTCGGTGGAAATGCCAAGACTGTCATGGTGGCCAATATAGGGCCGGCCTCCTACAATGTGGAGGAGACACTGACAACTCTGCGCTATTCTAACCGAGCCAAGAATATCAAGAACAAACCAAGAGTGAATGAAGACCCCAAGGATGCATTATTGAGGGAGTTCCAGGAAGAGATTGCAAGGCTGAAAGCGCAGCTTGAGAAAAGAGTTGGAGTTAAAAGGCGAAGAAGGGGAAGAAGAAGAACCCCAGGGGGGGAGGTGGAAGGAGATGAGGATGAGGAAGGAGACTTATATGAAGGGGATGATGTTTTGGAGGATAAAGAAGATTATTGGAGGGAGCAGCAGGAACGGCTGGAAATTGAGAAGAAGGCCATTTTGGAAGATCATAGTTTGGTAGCAGAAGAAAAGCTGAAGTTACTAAAAGAACAGGAAAAGAAAATGGATGATCTGAAAAGAGAGCGTGAAGCCATGGAAATGCTTAGTGCCAAAGTCAAG GCAATGGAGAGCAAGCTGCTTGTTGGAGGGAAGAACATTGTGGATCACACAAATGAGCAGCAGAAGGTTCTGGAGCAGAAGAGACATGAGATTGCGGAACAG AAATGCCGCGAGCGGGAGATTCAGCAGCAGATGGAGAGTCGAGATGAGGAGACCCTGGAGCTGAAGGAGACGTATAGTTCACTGCAGCAAGAGGTCGACATAAAGACCAAAAAACTGAAAAAG cTCTTCTCCAAACTACAGGCTGTGAAAGCTGAGATCCATGACCTGCAGGAAGAGCACATCAAGGAGAGGCAGGAACTGGAGCAGACCCAGAATGAACTCACTAGGGAGCTAAAGCTCAA GCACCTTATCATTGAGAACTTTATTCCACTGGAGGAGAAGAATAAGATGATGAACAGATGTTACTTTGATGAAGAGGAGGATCAGTGGAAACTGCACGCAATCAGCAGGCTAGA TAACCAGCAGATGATGCGGCGCCCAGTGTCAGCCATAGGCTACAAAAGACCGTTATGCCAACATGCCAAAATGTCCATGATGGTCCGTCCTGACTCCAGATACAGG GCTGAGAATATTGTTCTGCTGGAGCTGGATATGCCAAGCCGCACAACGCGGGATTATGAGGGCCCTGCTATTGCCCCCAAAGTTCAGGCTGCCCTGGAAGCTGCTCTGCAGGATGAAGATGATATACAAGTAGATGCATCGACATTCGATAGTACAGCCATTAAAAGAACAAAAGCAAG ACCCAAAAGCAGCCGACGACCTGGAGCCAATGGAAGCTCATCTGGATCCCCGCTCTTCCCTCAGTCACGAGGCCTAGTACCCAAATAA